The Azospirillum baldaniorum genome contains a region encoding:
- a CDS encoding PaaI family thioesterase — MSAPVVSAEELEALIREGVPLVGNYGITIEQLGAGTVRMKLPYNDSFVRPGGTVTGPAMFGLADVALYAAVLSLIGRVELAVTTSMTINFLRRPAPVAITANCRILKMGKRLAYGEVLLFSEGDPEPVAHATGTYSIPPHDPVTLAVSGYHDPEMS, encoded by the coding sequence ATGAGCGCGCCGGTCGTGTCCGCCGAGGAACTGGAAGCCCTGATTCGCGAGGGCGTGCCGCTGGTCGGCAATTATGGAATCACCATCGAGCAACTTGGCGCCGGGACCGTGCGCATGAAGCTGCCCTACAACGACAGCTTCGTCCGTCCCGGCGGCACGGTGACCGGGCCGGCGATGTTCGGCTTGGCCGACGTGGCGCTCTACGCCGCCGTGCTCAGCCTGATCGGGCGGGTGGAACTGGCGGTGACCACCAGCATGACCATCAACTTCCTGCGCCGTCCGGCGCCGGTCGCCATCACCGCCAATTGCCGGATCCTGAAGATGGGCAAGCGGCTGGCCTATGGCGAAGTCCTGCTGTTCTCCGAGGGCGATCCGGAGCCCGTCGCCCACGCCACCGGCACCTACTCGATTCCGCCGCACGACCCGGTGACGCTCGCGGTATCAGGATACCACGATCCGGAAATGTCCTGA
- a CDS encoding PHA/PHB synthase family protein, with protein MAENQAPDVKLPDPVEMSRAMTRIAEQSQRLVTEFLSRQASDGVGAKNPDPMGVGHAFLEMTTRMMADPAKLMKAQMTLWQDYLTLWQRTTQRFFGQEAQPVIAPAKDDRRFKDSAWDENTLFDFIKQSYLLSARWMQSTVNEVDGLDDHTAKKVDFYTRQFVDAMAPSNFVMTNPEVLRTTIETGGENLVKGLEHLLKDLERGKGELRISMTDYDAFQVGKNIAVTPGKVVFQTDLMQLIQYTPTTPEVNKRPLMIVPPWINKYYILDLREKNSFIKWAVDQGHSVFVLSWVNPDEKLAQKGFEDYMFEGVLAALDAIEKVTGEKDVNAIGYCLGGTLLASTLSYMAAKKDDRIKSATFFTTMLDFTEAGELSVFIDEEQLTMIESQMAQQGYLDGSKMATTFNMLRANDLIWSFVVNNYLLGKDPFPFDLLYWNSDSTRMPAAMHSFYLRNMYQKNLLAKPGAVSLGGVPIDLRNVKTPSFFLSAREDHIAPWKSTYMGAHLFSGPVKFVLAASGHIAGVVNPPAAGKYCYWTNAKLPKASDDWLASSEQTPGSWWPEWNSWVSTFSEGKVPARNPEKGGLPVLEDAPGSYAKVRIV; from the coding sequence ATGGCCGAAAACCAGGCCCCTGACGTCAAGCTTCCCGACCCGGTGGAGATGTCGCGGGCGATGACCCGCATCGCCGAGCAGAGCCAGCGGCTGGTCACCGAATTCCTGTCCCGTCAGGCCTCGGACGGCGTCGGCGCGAAGAACCCCGACCCGATGGGCGTCGGCCATGCGTTCCTGGAAATGACCACGCGCATGATGGCCGATCCGGCCAAGCTGATGAAGGCGCAGATGACGCTGTGGCAGGACTACCTGACCCTGTGGCAGCGCACCACCCAGCGCTTCTTCGGCCAGGAGGCCCAGCCGGTCATCGCCCCGGCGAAGGACGACCGCCGCTTCAAGGATTCGGCCTGGGACGAGAACACCCTGTTCGACTTCATCAAGCAGTCCTACCTGCTGTCGGCCCGGTGGATGCAGTCGACGGTCAACGAGGTGGATGGGCTGGACGACCACACGGCCAAGAAGGTCGACTTCTACACCCGCCAGTTCGTCGACGCGATGGCGCCCTCCAACTTCGTCATGACGAACCCGGAGGTGCTGCGCACGACCATCGAGACGGGCGGCGAGAACCTCGTCAAGGGCCTGGAGCACCTGCTGAAGGACCTGGAGCGCGGCAAGGGCGAGCTGCGCATCTCCATGACCGACTACGACGCCTTCCAGGTCGGCAAGAACATCGCCGTCACCCCGGGCAAGGTCGTCTTCCAGACCGATCTGATGCAGCTCATCCAGTACACCCCGACCACGCCGGAGGTGAACAAGCGGCCGCTGATGATCGTGCCGCCCTGGATCAACAAGTACTACATCCTGGATCTGCGCGAGAAGAACAGCTTCATCAAGTGGGCGGTGGACCAGGGCCACAGCGTCTTCGTCCTGTCCTGGGTGAACCCGGATGAGAAGCTGGCCCAGAAGGGCTTCGAAGACTACATGTTCGAAGGCGTTCTGGCCGCGCTGGACGCCATCGAGAAGGTGACCGGCGAGAAGGACGTGAACGCCATCGGCTACTGCCTGGGCGGCACGCTGCTGGCCTCCACCCTGTCCTACATGGCCGCCAAGAAGGACGACCGCATCAAGTCGGCCACCTTCTTCACCACCATGCTGGACTTCACCGAAGCCGGCGAGCTGTCGGTCTTCATCGACGAGGAGCAGCTCACCATGATCGAGAGCCAGATGGCCCAGCAGGGCTACCTGGACGGCTCGAAGATGGCGACCACCTTCAACATGCTGCGCGCCAACGACCTGATCTGGTCGTTCGTGGTGAACAACTACCTGCTCGGCAAGGACCCGTTCCCGTTCGACCTGCTCTACTGGAACAGCGATTCGACCCGCATGCCGGCGGCGATGCACAGCTTCTACCTGCGCAACATGTACCAGAAGAACCTGCTGGCGAAGCCGGGCGCGGTGTCGCTGGGCGGCGTGCCGATCGACCTGCGCAACGTGAAGACCCCGTCCTTCTTCCTGTCGGCGCGCGAGGACCACATCGCGCCGTGGAAGTCCACCTACATGGGCGCCCACCTGTTCTCCGGCCCGGTGAAGTTCGTGCTGGCGGCCTCCGGCCACATCGCCGGCGTGGTGAACCCGCCGGCTGCCGGCAAGTACTGCTACTGGACCAACGCCAAGCTGCCGAAGGCCTCGGACGACTGGCTGGCGTCGTCGGAGCAGACCCCCGGCTCCTGGTGGCCGGAGTGGAACAGCTGGGTCTCCACCTTCTCCGAAGGCAAGGTCCCGGCGCGCAACCCGGAAAAGGGCGGCCTGCCCGTTCTGGAAGACGCCCCCGGCTCCTACGCCAAGGTGCGCATCGTCTGA
- the rpsI gene encoding 30S ribosomal protein S9, which yields MAQVTTTLSGLKDIAAAPAAASAEVVAPKLDAQGRAYATGKRKDAVARVWIKPGSGKIVINGRDQEVYFARPVLRMMIAQPFGITDRADQFDVMVTVAGGGLSGQAGAVRHGISKALTYFEPALRPPLKAAGFLTRDARVVERKKYGKAKARRSFQFSKR from the coding sequence ATGGCTCAGGTTACCACCACCCTTTCCGGCCTGAAGGACATCGCTGCCGCTCCGGCCGCCGCCTCCGCCGAAGTGGTCGCCCCGAAGCTGGACGCCCAGGGCCGCGCCTACGCCACCGGCAAGCGCAAGGACGCCGTCGCCCGCGTGTGGATCAAGCCGGGCTCCGGCAAGATCGTCATCAACGGCCGCGACCAGGAAGTCTACTTCGCCCGCCCCGTGCTGCGCATGATGATCGCCCAGCCGTTCGGCATCACCGACCGCGCCGACCAGTTCGACGTGATGGTCACGGTGGCCGGCGGTGGTCTGTCCGGTCAGGCCGGTGCGGTCCGTCACGGCATCTCCAAGGCGCTGACCTACTTCGAGCCGGCGCTCCGTCCGCCGCTGAAGGCCGCCGGCTTCCTGACCCGCGACGCCCGCGTCGTCGAGCGTAAGAAGTACGGCAAGGCCAAGGCCCGCCGCAGCTTCCAGTTCTCGAAGCGCTAA
- a CDS encoding OmpA family protein has translation MNSFFRATMAVVPAAVVAFGLTAGAQAQSADTAEWCNPVIGWNDTPVRTADGGYATHQGSFKCPPAAAPAVAPAPAARAQTEYLVFFDWDKANVTPAADRVIGDAAAAIGKGANARVHVVGHTDTSGSPAYNQRLSVRRAEAVKQALVSKGIAAGAITTEGKGESQLLVQTGPNVREPSNRRAQILPRGANAPSS, from the coding sequence ATGAACAGCTTCTTCCGCGCTACCATGGCCGTCGTGCCGGCCGCCGTCGTCGCTTTCGGCCTGACCGCCGGGGCTCAGGCCCAGAGCGCCGACACCGCCGAGTGGTGCAACCCGGTCATCGGCTGGAACGACACCCCGGTCCGCACGGCGGATGGCGGCTACGCCACCCACCAGGGCAGCTTCAAGTGCCCGCCGGCCGCCGCTCCGGCGGTTGCCCCGGCCCCGGCCGCCCGCGCCCAGACCGAATACCTCGTGTTCTTCGACTGGGATAAGGCCAACGTCACCCCGGCCGCCGATCGCGTGATCGGCGATGCGGCCGCCGCCATCGGCAAGGGCGCCAACGCCCGCGTCCATGTCGTCGGCCACACCGACACCTCGGGTTCGCCGGCCTACAACCAGCGTCTGTCGGTGCGTCGCGCCGAGGCGGTGAAGCAGGCCCTCGTCTCCAAGGGCATCGCCGCCGGCGCCATCACCACCGAGGGCAAGGGCGAGAGCCAGCTCCTGGTGCAGACCGGCCCGAACGTCCGCGAGCCGTCCAACCGTCGTGCGCAGATCCTGCCGCGCGGTGCGAACGCCCCGTCGTCGTAA
- a CDS encoding gamma carbonic anhydrase family protein, whose product MSGLILPFQGTHPKIDPSVYVAPTASVIGDVEIGPGSSVWFGCTIRGDVNEIRIGARTNIQDGTVIHVASAGQGTYIGDDVSIGHMALLHACTLEGGCFIGMQACVMDGAYVESGAMVAAGALVTPGKRVATGQLWAGSPARPVRALTEKDTSFFPVNIRNYVRLAQIYREG is encoded by the coding sequence ATGTCCGGCCTGATATTGCCCTTCCAGGGCACGCACCCGAAGATCGACCCCAGCGTCTATGTGGCGCCGACGGCCTCGGTCATCGGCGATGTGGAGATCGGGCCGGGCAGCAGTGTCTGGTTCGGCTGCACGATCCGCGGCGACGTGAACGAGATCCGAATCGGTGCGCGCACCAACATCCAGGACGGTACCGTGATTCACGTCGCGTCGGCGGGGCAGGGGACCTACATCGGCGACGACGTGTCGATCGGTCACATGGCCCTGTTGCACGCCTGCACGCTGGAGGGCGGCTGCTTCATCGGCATGCAGGCCTGCGTCATGGACGGTGCCTACGTCGAGTCGGGGGCCATGGTGGCCGCCGGGGCTCTGGTGACCCCTGGGAAGCGTGTGGCAACGGGGCAACTTTGGGCCGGAAGTCCCGCAAGACCCGTGCGTGCACTTACGGAAAAGGACACATCTTTCTTCCCGGTAAACATCCGGAACTACGTGCGGCTTGCTCAAATCTACAGAGAAGGCTAA
- the rplM gene encoding 50S ribosomal protein L13 encodes MKTFNLKPTDIEKKWYVVDADGLVLGRLASILANILRGKNKPTFTPHMDCGDHVVVINAEKVKLTGNKRQDDIFYWHTGYPGGIKGRSKGQILDGKYPERVIEKAVERMVPRGPLGRKVMTHLKVYKGAAHPHEAQQPVALDVAAMNPKNKRSA; translated from the coding sequence ATGAAGACCTTCAATCTGAAGCCGACCGACATCGAGAAGAAGTGGTACGTCGTCGATGCCGACGGCCTCGTTCTCGGCCGGCTTGCCAGCATCCTGGCGAACATCCTGCGCGGCAAGAACAAGCCGACCTTCACCCCGCACATGGATTGCGGCGACCATGTCGTCGTGATCAACGCGGAGAAGGTCAAGCTGACCGGCAACAAGCGCCAGGACGACATCTTCTACTGGCACACCGGTTATCCGGGCGGCATCAAGGGCCGTTCCAAGGGCCAGATCCTGGATGGCAAGTACCCGGAGCGCGTGATCGAGAAGGCCGTGGAGCGCATGGTTCCGCGCGGTCCGCTCGGCCGCAAGGTGATGACCCACCTGAAGGTCTACAAGGGCGCCGCCCACCCGCACGAGGCGCAGCAGCCGGTCGCTCTCGACGTTGCGGCCATGAACCCGAAGAATAAGCGGAGCGCGTAA
- the argC gene encoding N-acetyl-gamma-glutamyl-phosphate reductase — MANSTSPIRVGILGASGYTGAELVRMLLRHPGVEICALTAERQAGKPMAEVFPHLGQFNLPGLVKIEEVAWDKLDAVFCALPHGTTQEVIAGLPRHIKVVDLSADFRLSDPAEYATWYGHEHRAVELQKEVAYGLTEFNRQGVRKARVVANPGCYPTCSLLALLPLLMDEMIEPGGIVIDAKSGVSGAGRDAKQQNLFTEVSEGFNAYGVGHHRHMPEIEQELRLAAGRPVTVSFTPHLVPMNRGMMATIYVRMADGVTADDLRATLTARYESEPFVNVTAAGIAPATRHVRASNQALIGVFPDRTPRGAIIVSVIDNLVKGASGQAIQNMNVMFGLGETTGLEQAPLFP; from the coding sequence ATGGCCAACAGCACTTCCCCCATCCGCGTCGGCATTCTTGGCGCGTCCGGTTACACCGGCGCCGAGCTGGTGCGCATGCTTCTCCGCCATCCCGGCGTGGAGATCTGCGCGCTGACGGCCGAGCGACAGGCGGGGAAGCCCATGGCGGAGGTGTTCCCGCATCTGGGCCAGTTCAACCTGCCCGGCCTCGTGAAGATCGAGGAGGTCGCCTGGGACAAGCTGGACGCCGTCTTCTGCGCCCTGCCGCACGGCACCACGCAGGAGGTCATCGCCGGCCTGCCGCGCCACATCAAGGTGGTGGACCTGTCCGCCGACTTCCGCCTGTCCGACCCCGCCGAATACGCCACCTGGTACGGGCATGAGCACCGCGCCGTGGAGCTTCAGAAGGAGGTCGCCTACGGGCTGACCGAGTTCAACCGGCAGGGCGTGCGCAAGGCCCGCGTGGTCGCCAACCCCGGCTGCTACCCGACCTGCTCGCTGCTGGCTTTGCTGCCGCTGCTGATGGATGAGATGATCGAGCCGGGCGGCATCGTGATCGACGCCAAGTCGGGCGTGTCCGGCGCCGGGCGCGACGCCAAGCAGCAGAATCTCTTCACCGAGGTGTCGGAGGGCTTCAACGCCTACGGCGTCGGCCATCACCGCCACATGCCGGAGATCGAGCAGGAGTTGCGGCTGGCCGCCGGGCGTCCGGTGACGGTCAGCTTCACGCCGCACCTCGTCCCGATGAACCGCGGCATGATGGCGACGATCTACGTCCGCATGGCCGACGGGGTCACCGCCGACGACCTGCGCGCCACCCTGACCGCGCGCTACGAATCGGAGCCCTTCGTGAACGTCACGGCGGCGGGCATCGCCCCGGCGACCCGCCACGTCCGCGCCTCCAACCAGGCGCTGATCGGCGTCTTCCCCGACCGCACCCCGCGCGGCGCCATCATCGTCTCGGTCATCGACAATCTGGTGAAGGGCGCCTCCGGCCAAGCCATCCAGAACATGAACGTCATGTTCGGCCTGGGCGAGACGACCGGCCTGGAGCAGGCTCCGCTGTTCCCGTGA